One Chloroflexota bacterium genomic window, TACCACCGTAAACGCATAGATGGATCCCTCGGTTCCTAGATCCACCCATTTGTCCATTGTCCTATAGCAGCGCCCACAGACCTCCCTGGGTGGCACATAGACTCTGCCACAATGCGAACACTTTATGCCTAGTATCGTCTTTTTGTCTCTGAGCCCGATGAGAAACTTGCTGATGTAGTGGCCGCAATACCAACGGTACACGTGTTCAGCCCCCCCGGAGCTCATCTCCAAGAGTTCTCCCTCACTGCCAGTTGATATATTCTTCATGCATCCTCCTCCGTCAGGCTAGGGCTTGGTTGATCTCAATATGGTAGCCTCAAACCAGTAACAAGAACCGAAGGCAGTGGCCATGGCTGTGTTCACGTTGGGCACTTGTCTATCCTCTGCCTTGCCCATGACCTGAAGAGCCGCCTCACCAATTCTGATTAGAGCAGTAGCCCCGATCGGATTCGTAGCCAGTACGCCGCCCGAAGGATTCAGGGGCAACTCACCATCCATATCGAAAACGCCTTTTCTGACCAGTTTTGGTGCCTCACCACGGTCACAAAACCACATGTGGTCCATCCAAGCCACGCCGCAGGTGGAGAATGGCAGATAGAGTTCCATCACGTCTATCTCCTTCAGCGGGTCTGTAATGCCCGCCCGTTTGTATACTCTGCTCACTGTCGCCTCGAGAGTGGGCATCGTCTCCCAGTCGTAGTCACCAAAATATACACAATCGTGAGATACAGCAGTGGCATGCACCCAGGCCGGTTTGTCGGCAATCTTTGGAGCTTTGTCCTCTGAAGCATAGATGACAGCACACGCCCCATCGGACCTAGGGCAGCTGTCAAGAAGCTTGATCGGCCAGCAGAGCATAGGAGAGTTCATCACATCCTGTACAGTGATGAACTTCCTGAGATGGGCATGGGGGTTCTTAAGGGCATTGTTGTGATCCCTGACCGTCACCAGAGCCGCATCCTCTTGGGTAGCCCCATATCGCTTCATATACATCGCGTACTGGGCTGCATTTGGGCCAATAGCCCCACCGAAGAAGTCTCTCTCCAATATGGGATCTGCACAGGTACTTATGGCTGCCTGCGTATCGGATTCGGAGTTCTTCTCCCATCCGATGGCCATCACCACATCAAAGAGGCCTGAGGCAACATGATGGTAGGCGCATGACCCCAAAGTACCGCCTGTGCTGCCTCCAGTCGTCACCTTCATGATCGGCCTCCTGAATGCTCCCCAACCATCCACACTCCACCCATCCACGCAGTTGATCCCCTCAAAGTGATCCATGTTGCCAATAACGATGGCATCAATGTCCCTCAGGCCAAGGACGGCATTATCTAACGCCCTTTTCACAGCCTCACTGATCAACTCTTGACCATTGACATCCTTTCTCTTCGAGGTATGATATGTTTGCCCCACCCCCACAATGGCTGCTCTCCTGCCCATTTCTATCCCTCCTCGCCGCTTAGAATCCAAACGCAGTGAGTTTGAGCGCATATTCCGGTGATGCCATGGGCCAGAGCAGTTCTTGCCCCATGTACCTGTCGCTTCCCTGCCTCCCCTCTCAATTGAAGCACAGCCTCAGCGATCCTGGCTAATCCAGCAACTTGAACACTATGCGCCGAGAGGACTCCTCCTGAGGGGTTAACTGGCAGCCTCCCCTCCATCTGTGTCTCACCGCTATCAATCAGTTTGCCTCCGTCGCCGCGATCACAGAAGCCCAGCCCTTCATACCACATGAGTTCCATGTAGGTGAAGGCATCATAGACTTCGGCCACATTGATCTCCCTGAAAGGATCCATAATGCCAGCCATTCTGTAGGCCTTCTTGGCCGCCGCCTCCAAAGCGAAGGAGTATGTCAAATCCCTCTCGCCAAGACGGTATGCATCGGTGCAATGCGCCACGCCCCTGACCCAGACAGGCTTCCTGGCCAGCTTCTTTTTTGCCACCTTCTCTGTGGCGAGAATGATAGCGCAGGCTCCGTCAGAAATAGGTGATGTATCCAGGCGCTTGATAGGCTCAGCGAGCATCCGGGATTTCATCACATCTTCCACCGTGATGTCCATAGCCACATGAGCGTATGGATTGTTCTTGGCGTTCCTATGGTTCTTCACCGAAACCTTGGCACACTGCTCCTCGTTGATTCTGAATCGATTCATATAGGCCCTTGCCTGCAGTGCACAAGAGGAGATGGCATCCATCCCCAAAAGGCGGTCATAGATAGGGTCAAAGGCCTGATTAAAGATTTTTCTTGGAGAACCCTCGGAAACTTTGCAGTGGGCTGTAACCATAGTAGTGTTGTAGACCCCCGAAAGCGTCCTCATCAGGCCGTAGAAAGCACCCAGGGTGCCATCGCCCTCCACGTTCGTGGCATCCCTGCCATACGACCCGGCGGCCTCTGCCACCGCCATGCACGCGATGGTACGGCCATCGAAGAAATCATTGGTGGTTGTAACCACATTGTCAATTTCGCTCAGACCCATGCCAGCATCATCGAGGGCTCCTCTTGCCGCTTCGTACACCAACTCCGCAAAACTCTTGGTCTTGCCCCTCTCATACTTCGTCTGACCAACCCCAACTACGGCCACCTTATCCATGCTTTACCTTGCCCCTTTCATAGGCTTGAAGTATTTGATATCCAGGTAGTTGCCCTTCGGTTTCTCCTCAAAAACTGCCTTTAGTCGCATCCCTTCCCTTAAAGCCTTGAGGTCTGCTTCGCCGACGAGATGAGTCATACCCGTGTCAGCACCATCTAGCTTTATTATCCCGTACGCGAAAGGTGCTTTCATTGGATGCAATTCGGGCTCACTATAATGCACCACAGTGAACGTCTGCAGAGTACCCTCATCGCTCACCTCCACCCACTCGCTCAGATCACTGAAGCACTGATGACAGGTCTTCTTAGGAGGGACTAGAACAATATTGCACATGCGGCAGCGAATGCCGTAGATTTTTCTATTCCGCAGACCAACATAGAACTTGCTGGCCACCGCACCTGCTGCCCAGGTGTAAGGAACCCTAATGACTCCCTGGTGGAGCAGCAAACCGCCCCTCTCTTCAACCTCGAAAACAGTCTCATTCTGCATTCCATCCTCCCTAGACCGGCGTTTCGGATAACAACCACCCAAAGCAATAGAATAATAGGCGGAACATTTCGTTAACAGTTCCCAGCCCGTGACGCATGAAACACCCGGATATTTTATTGCCGATCCACCACACTCTCGGTTCAGGTAACGCTAGCTTGTGGATCAATCATGAGCCTATGCAGTTCCTGCCTCGCGCTTGGCTATGTAGCTCCGCATAGTACCCACCACTACTTCCTCTCCTCTCTGGTTCCTGATCGTCTCTCGAAAAGTAATCACACCACCACGCTCATCCCTGTCCTGTTTGTCGATTGCTGTAAATTCCACATGGATGGTGTCAAGAAGCCTCACCGGGGCGATGAACCTCACCTTATCCATCCCATAGAAAGCAATGATGGCAATTTCAGAGAGAGGAAGCAAACCAGACGCTACCGACAAGACGAGGAAGCCGTGAGCTATCCTCTCCTTGAAAGGACCTTGCTTAGCGTACTCAACGTCTGTGTGAAGCGGATGCCAATCTCCGCTAAAAGCTGAGAACATCACAATATCGGCTTCAGTAATGGTCCTTCCACGGGTAACAATCCTGTCGCCCACATTGAAATCCTCAAAGTATTTCATCTCAGCCATTGGTGCACCACTTCCGAATATGCATTGTATCGTTCAGTGGACCCTACGCTTCTCGGCGCCCCAGTACCTATCGCGAAGCGCCTTCTTGTCATGCTTACCCACGGACGTAAGAGGAATCTGATCCACAAACTCCACCGACTTAGGCGCCTTTATTGATCCCTTTCTCTCCTTGCAGAACTGAATAATCTCCCCAGCGCCCGCCGTCCTGGCCGAATGGAGGACCACGAAGGCCTTCAGAGCTTCACCCCATTTCGGGTCGGGAATGCCGATGACGGCAGCGTCTGCTACCGCCGGATGCTCGTGAAGAGTAGCCTCAATCTCCTTGGGATAGATGTTCCAACCACCACTTATGACCATGTCTTTCTTACGGTCAAGGATATAGATATAGCCTTCTTCGTCTCGACGGCCTATGTCACCTGTGTGTAACCATCCACCCTTCATGGCCTGTGCTGTCTCCTCTGGTTTGTTCAGGTAGCCTTTCATCATGTTAGGCGTTCTCACAGCCATTTCTCCTTCGCTCCCGAGAGGTACATCCTTATCCTCGTCGTCCACTAACCGCAAATGACACATGAGAGTTGGTCTGCCACATGAGGATAGTCTTTCTTCTTCCCCTGGAGAGACAACGTGGTCCTCTTGTCTCAGCGCAGTAAGAAACATGGGGGCCTCGGTCTGGCCAAAGACCTGGATAAGAACGGGACCGAAGGCGGCAAGCGCCTCTCTGAGTCGCTCAGGACCAATAGGAGACGCGCCATAGATAATGGTGTTGAGGCTACTGCAATCGTACTTATTGAGTTCCGGATAGTCCAAGATCCGGTACAGCATGGTCGGCACTATGAAAGTCGCAGTGACCTTTTGCCTCGCAACCGTCTCAAGAAAGAGCTCGGGGCTGAAGCGATCAAGAATCACCTGCGTGCCGCCGCGCAGGCAAATCGGTATCATAAACACGTTAGAGGCATGAGACATAGGTGCCACATGCAGGAAGATATGCCTAACCCCCAACCCTATCTCTGTCAGCGCAGTCAGGTACGTGTGAACGCGGTTCGTCGAGGCATGCATACATCCCTTCGGGACCCCTGTCGTCCCACCCGTGTAGTAGATAGAGATCACATCATCTTCGCTCACGCTCACTGGAGGATCACTGGCCGGCTGGGAAGAAAGAGTCTGATAGAAGTCATTGCTATCGGGAGGGATAGCAGTTCCTTCAGAGATGCATAGAAAATGTCTCACTGTCTCAAGATGAGGTCGCATTTGCTCTACATGGGCAGCATACGTCGCATGGTACACGAGAACGCTCACTACGGAGTCGTTCGCCATGTACGCATTATCAGCAGGAACCACGATTCCCTCATGCAAGATAACCTGCACCAGCCCAGCCTTTGCTAGGCCGTAGTCCAAGATGATGCTCTCGATACTGTTGGAAGTCAGCGTACCTACCCTGTCACCCTTCTTGAGCCCCATGCTGAGCAGAGCATTGCCCAACTGGTTCGCCCTTTCTTTCAGTCCCCGATAGGTCATCTTTCGGTCGCCTTGCACCGCAACAATCCTCTTGGCGTAATGGTCGACAGCCCAGTCCCACAATCCCCCGATGGTGTATCCCAAGTATCCTGTCATGCTAGCCGCCAATACCTAGTCCCGGAGCAACTCTCGCGCGATTATTATTTTCCTAATCTCGGTGGTACCTGCTCCGATCTCACCCAGCTTCACATCCCTCAACAATCGATTCACCGGGTAGTCCAACATGTAACTGTACCCGCCGTGGATTTGCACAGCGTGGAGTGCCGCCTGGGTGGCCACCTGGCCTGCGAGTAAGAGGGCTGCCGCTGCTAACTTGTTAATTTCGGAGCCCTTCCCACCTCTGTCAGCTTTCTGCGCCATGGCTGCCGCCTTGTACATAAGCAATCTAGCCGATTCTATGCCCACATACATATCGACCAGTTTCTCTTGGATCAGCTGAAACTGGCCGATAGGCTGTCCAAATTGGACTCTCTCCTTGGCGTATTTTAGAGACAACTCTAGCGCTCTCTCCGCCATGCCAAGCGTCCAACCAGTGCCTGCCACCCTTTCCATGTCAAGACCACCCATCATCACTCTAACACCCTGGTTTAGGTCACCCAATATGTTCTCCTCGGGAACACGGTAATCATCAAAGATCAGTTCACCGGTGGGGGAACCCCTCTCTCCCATCTTCTCGAGATGCTTGGTGGCAAGAGTGCCCTGATAGCCGGGCTCCACAATGAAAGCTGTTATGCCCTTCGCCCCCTTTTCGGGTTCTGTTTTGGCATACACGATCATGATGCCGGCAACGGTCCCATTGGTGATGAACGTCTTGATACCGTTAAGCACGTAGTGCGTGCCGTCCTTCTTCGCCCTCATTTGAATCCCGACTGCATCAGAGCCAGCGTTGGGCTCTGTCAAGGCAAGGGCACCGAGCTTCTCTCCACTGCACAATGGCGGGAGGTATTTCTGTCGCTGCTTCTCGGTTCCATTCCGATAGAGATTGTCACTGCACAAATTGGAATGGGCATGGCAAGATAAGCTTAGAGCAGGGCAAATCCTGCTCATCTGTTCAAGGCAAATGCACTGTGCCAGATAGTCCATGGCGGAGCCGCCGTACTTCTCTGGGACGGTAACCCCCATCCAACCCAAGTCACCCAACCTTTTCCACACCCAGTCGGGCAACTTGTCCTCCCTATCGATTTGCTGAGAAATGGGCTCAATCTCCCTAACCATGAAATCATAGACAGACTCCGCGAGCATTTTGTGGGCTTCGCTTAGCTCAAAATCCATCCGTCTTCCCCTCCTCCAACTGTGCACCTAGATCCAAGCAGGCAATAGCTACTTGCCCTTAAACTCGGGCTTTCGCTTCTCTATGAAGGCTTGTATCCCCTCTCTTGCATCTCCCGTTCCACAAGCTGCGCCAAAACACTCTGCCTCATAGTGCAGTGCGCAGTCCAGATCCATGTCCATCCCGTTGTTCACTGCCAACTTTACCATGCCGAGTGCAATTGGGCCCTTGGAACAAAGCTTCTCGACCAGTTCGTCCACGGCTCTATCCAGTTCCTCAGCAGGTACAACTCTATTCACCAAACCAAGCCTGTAAGCTTCGGCGGCGGGAGTCAGCTCACCCAGCATATTCATTTCTATGGCCTTGGTCCTACCTACTAGCCTGGTGAGCCTCTGAGTTCCTCCCATACCAGGAATAATGCCAAGGTTGATCTCAGGTTGCCCAAAGGCCGCCTTCTCGGAGGCAATCCTAAAGTCACAAGACATGGCGACTTCATTTCCACCACCAAGACAGAGTCCGTTTATCCTGGCCACCACAGGTTTGCGAATTCCCTCAATGAGGTTGGTAAGCGACTGCGCGCGTAATGAAAAGTCCCGCGCCTGTATCGCGCTCAATGTTGCCAATTCGCCAATATCCGCCCCGGCGCAGAAGGCCCTCTCGCCTGCACCCGTGATGATTATGGCACGGATGTTGTCATCGGCTTCCGCGTCGCCTAAAGCATCTCGCATTTCATCCGCCAATGCAGTGTTCAAGGCGTTCATCACCTTAGGCCGATTGATGATTATTGTGGCAACCTTGCCTTTCTTTTCATATATGATGAGTTGATATTCTTTCTGTGACATCTCATGCCCCCTTCTCAACTAGAGTGGTCTTTTGGCAAACATGGTGTAGAATCCCTTGCCGACCTTTCTTCCCAGATAGCCACTATCCACCATACTCCTCAGTATGGGAGCGGCCTTATACCGCTCCCAGCCGGTCTGCTGGTAGATGGAATCAGCCATGTCAAGAACAACGTCTGCACCCGCCAGATCTATCATCTCAAATAGTCCGATGGGCCAGTTGAATGCCAGCTTGCATACTTTGTCTATATCATCCGCACTTGCTAGGCCCTCTTGCAGAATCTTGAGCGCCTCATTGCCGGCTGCGTTGACTATCCTATTCGCCACAAATCCAGGAGAATCCTTCACAACGACTGGTTCCTTGCTTAACGACTTGCCGAAATTGACGCTGATGCTCACGGTTTCGTCGGAGGTAAGCAATGACCTTACTACCTCAATAAGCCGCATCATAGAAACCGGATTGAAGAAATGCATGCCGATGAACTTCTCGGGGCGCTTCGTTACAGATGAGAGCAGACTAATGGGCAGTGACGACGTATTGCTGGCAAAGATCGTCCTCTCAGGGCATATCGCATCGAGCTGTTTGAGTACCGGGTGTTTCACTTCTACCTTCTCAAATACCGCCTCAATCGCATAGTCAACGTCCTTGGCGGCCTCCCTCATATCCGTCGTGGCCCTTATCCTGGCTTGAATCTTGTCTGCGTCAGCCTGCTGCATCGTTCCCTTCTTGACCATCCTGGCCAGACTACTGCTGATGTTACCCATACCGCGATCAAGTACCTCTTGCTTCAAGTCAACCATAGCAACCTCATAGCCTGACTGGGCCACTAGCTGCGTTATGCCGCTGCCCATTGTTCCTGCACCTACGACACATACCTTCTTTATGTCCACTTGTACCCTCCTCTCCATAGATTAATCTCGCATAGCCCACAAGGCTCTTACGCACACTTTCCCGTCAGAGCCAATGTGGCTGCCGCCGCTCAATGCTCTTTCGCAAACCAAGAGTTTCCCTGCCAAGCTCGCAACGGTCCTCTCATGCCTTAAAGAGAGCCGACGGTGTTCACCATCTCTGATATGGATTCGGTTTCATTTGTCCAGGCCACCATAGGCCTACGTTAGCCCCGCACGGCTCGGAACTGTCCATCTCTGTATGACAATGAGTCAGCTTCTATTTCCCTGTGAACCTGGGCTTTCGCTTCTCCATGAAGGCTCGCCTAGCTTCGGCCACATCATCTGTAGCGAAAACTGAGGGCATTATCCCGAGTGCAAAATCCCAGTCTTCATGGGACTTGCGATTTAGTATCCTTTTTATGGCAGCCTGTGCAAAGGGCGCGCCATTCTTAAGTTTATCGCATACTCTAGCGACCTCTACCCGCAGCTGGTCATGAGGCACCACGGTATTTACGAGACCAATAGCCTTGGCTTCCTCAGCGCCGATATCATTTGCCATAAGGGACAGATAAGAAATCCGGTGCTTGCCCATTATCTCCATGCCACGAGTCAACGTCTCTATGGGAATGGCCCCATGGTTAATCTCCCTTATGCTGAACTTGGCCTTGTCTGATGCAACTACGATGTCACCGGTCAACGTAATTCCTGCGCCAAATCCATAGGCAATTCCGTTGACAGCCATGACCACGGGCTTTGGCATGTACTCAAAGTGATTGAATGTCTTGGCCACCAGTTGCATGAAATACATGCCACCACCAACCTTTTGGAAATCGAAACCTGTGACGTCAGCCCCTGCAGAGAAAACGTCCTCTTGGCCGGTTAGTACCACCACCCTCATATTCTCATCTTCCTCGATGTCAGTCAGCGCAGCGTCCAAATCCTTGAACATCTGATGATTTGCCGCGTTCTTCTTCTCCATCCGGTTGAAAATGATGGTAGCCACCCTATCGTCCTTTTCCAGCCTTATTGTCTCGTGACTCATATGTTCTCTCCCTGTCGCCTGCTTAGGAAGCCCATTCCCGCAGCCTTCAATAGCCCAGTGCTTTGATCTCTCTATCCAGAATCTGTTTGAGGTAGGCAGGTCTTTCCTTGCCCGGTATGAAGTCAAAGGCCACCATGCCGTAGGGATCAACCTCTTCCCGGAGGATTCGGATTTGCTCTTGCGTCGGCTTCTCGGTCTCGGGGACATCCTTCGGGATCGCCAGTTCAAAGCCGGTGTTATTGATCACGTCATCCACAGTAACGCCTGGGTGCACAGAGGCAATTTTGAAAGGTCTCCCTTCCTCCTCCTTTATGAGAATGGCAAGGTTGGTAATGAGTTTTATGGGGCCAGGTCTGAGACCTGCTTTTATTCGCTCTTCATTGCCGATCTTCCACCTCGTCCCGGTTATGAAGTCAACCTTGGGCACCAGTGTCCTCTTGCTATGATTGGGGAAATAGCCAATCATCTTGCGATGCATCTTGACTACTTCCGGTGCACCTGCTCCTCCCGGCCCACGCAACATTGGCCTTTGGTAGTCCCCTACAACTGAGAGATTTATATTGCCATACTGGTCTGTCTGGATGCTGGAAATGGGCTCAACATCCACGCCCACCCCTAAGTAAAGCGAGTTTATGCATTCAGTCATATTCCAGCGGGCAACGCCGCCCTTAGTAGCCGCTGCCTCATACGTAGCGAAGGATAACCGGAATGGCCTAGCATCGACCGACGAGTAGGCCATATACATAACATTGGGAGCATGTGTTACCTTCGCCAGGAGGTAGCTCACAAAGGCAAGCGGGGTGAAGGAGCCCAGGATGAGTATGTCCCCGTCCTCGATCTCTGCGGCCACTGCCACACACATCAGCTCTGCCGGCTTGTAGTCATCCGAATACTTGCTCATAGCAACTTCACCTCCCGCGCAAGCTTCTTCAGTAGATTCATCTGCTTGAGACCGCCTACAGCCTCCAGGTACTCATCCTCCGATTTCATCACATATTCATCCAGATAACCCTTGAAGGTCTCAGGGCTTGCTGCCATTTCCATATATTTCATCATGTGCCACGGATCACCGACATAACTCGGCACCAAGGAAGTGGGATGAGCCCCAAAAGGCTGTTCTATTACCATGTCGACATAGAACCTCGGTATCTTTGTCTTGTAGGGATTCTCTCTCAAGACTTCGGTAGGGACTATTTCCTCTACCGTTACGATGACCTTTCCGGCCGCCTTGGCCAGTTCCAGATCGGATCCTGCGGTACCTTCAATCTGGATGTTCCCTGCCGGGTCAGCTCGCTGGGCATGAATTAGGGCTACGTCCGGCTTGATGGCAGGAACTGCTATCATCTCTTCACCCGTGAAGGGGCAGTTTATTACCTTATAAAATTCTGGCCTCTGCTTGAGGAAGTCAGACCCAAAGGGTCCGCGATAAGGTAAGAAGGGAACACCTCTGCCTGCCGCCTCGAATCCCAGGATTATGGCCAGACCGCTGATCTCATCGTACTTTAGACCCCCCTTCTCGACGGCACGTCTGAAATTCATTGGCAGACCGTAGGCCTCCATACTGACGAAAGAGAACATCAACCTGTCTAGGCAACCAGCTCCGACCATCAAATCAATGTCTATGCTCCCCAAGATAGTCATGGCATATAGATTCTTTATCTTGGAGCGGATTATCTGACGTACAAGCGCCATCGGGTGGCTACTCAACCAGGCTCCTCCTATCGCCACTTTGTCTCCATCTTCTATGAGCTTAGCAATATCGCCCAATTTAGCCACCTTGTTTTGGTTTAACACCTTGTCTCTTCTTGTCATTTCACCTCCCCCGCTTGCCGGTTTTGCTTGTGCTAGGACATATTGTCACACAGAAGACAGCATCTCGAACAGCGTTGTTGAAAACCTGGATGTAATTCCGGCGACCAGTACAAGTGCATCGCATCTATGCACTTTTCCCCGGAATGATCACGGACCCTCCTTCCCATAATCGATGCCCCTACAGATGGTGCACGCGAATTGGCGTCGGGTTCCAGCTTCTCTTAGCGCCCAACTATCATAATACTGACCACATTCCTAGGAGGAACACCACCCAGATTATGGGTTAGCCCGATCCGCGGGTTCTTTATCTGCCTGGCTCCTGCTTTGCCCTGAAGCTGCTTATACATCTCGTACATCATTCGAAGTCCGGAGGCACCGATGGGGTGGCCGAAGCACTTCAAGCCACCGTCCGGCTGACACGGAATCTGCCCACCCAACTCAAAGAACCCAGCATCTATGTCCTCCTTTGCTCTTCCCCTGGGTGATATTCCAAGATCCTCGTACGTAACTAGCTCGGTGATCGAGAAGCAGTCATGAACCTCCATCATACTTATCTCCTGACGTGGGTTAGTTATCCCCGCCTCCCGATAGGCTCTGGGCGCTGCACGACAGGTTGACTCA contains:
- a CDS encoding Zn-ribbon domain-containing OB-fold protein, producing MKNISTGSEGELLEMSSGGAEHVYRWYCGHYISKFLIGLRDKKTILGIKCSHCGRVYVPPREVCGRCYRTMDKWVDLGTEGSIYAFTVVKLPYIDPNTGKPIKVPRTDIYVKLDGADTCLMHWLDETDEKKITVGARVRAIFKESRRGTIHDIECFTQI
- a CDS encoding thiolase family protein translates to MGRRAAIVGVGQTYHTSKRKDVNGQELISEAVKRALDNAVLGLRDIDAIVIGNMDHFEGINCVDGWSVDGWGAFRRPIMKVTTGGSTGGTLGSCAYHHVASGLFDVVMAIGWEKNSESDTQAAISTCADPILERDFFGGAIGPNAAQYAMYMKRYGATQEDAALVTVRDHNNALKNPHAHLRKFITVQDVMNSPMLCWPIKLLDSCPRSDGACAVIYASEDKAPKIADKPAWVHATAVSHDCVYFGDYDWETMPTLEATVSRVYKRAGITDPLKEIDVMELYLPFSTCGVAWMDHMWFCDRGEAPKLVRKGVFDMDGELPLNPSGGVLATNPIGATALIRIGEAALQVMGKAEDRQVPNVNTAMATAFGSCYWFEATILRSTKP
- a CDS encoding thiolase family protein, encoding MDKVAVVGVGQTKYERGKTKSFAELVYEAARGALDDAGMGLSEIDNVVTTTNDFFDGRTIACMAVAEAAGSYGRDATNVEGDGTLGAFYGLMRTLSGVYNTTMVTAHCKVSEGSPRKIFNQAFDPIYDRLLGMDAISSCALQARAYMNRFRINEEQCAKVSVKNHRNAKNNPYAHVAMDITVEDVMKSRMLAEPIKRLDTSPISDGACAIILATEKVAKKKLARKPVWVRGVAHCTDAYRLGERDLTYSFALEAAAKKAYRMAGIMDPFREINVAEVYDAFTYMELMWYEGLGFCDRGDGGKLIDSGETQMEGRLPVNPSGGVLSAHSVQVAGLARIAEAVLQLRGEAGKRQVHGARTALAHGITGICAQTHCVWILSGEEG
- a CDS encoding Zn-ribbon domain-containing OB-fold protein gives rise to the protein MQNETVFEVEERGGLLLHQGVIRVPYTWAAGAVASKFYVGLRNRKIYGIRCRMCNIVLVPPKKTCHQCFSDLSEWVEVSDEGTLQTFTVVHYSEPELHPMKAPFAYGIIKLDGADTGMTHLVGEADLKALREGMRLKAVFEEKPKGNYLDIKYFKPMKGAR
- a CDS encoding MaoC/PaaZ C-terminal domain-containing protein, giving the protein MAEMKYFEDFNVGDRIVTRGRTITEADIVMFSAFSGDWHPLHTDVEYAKQGPFKERIAHGFLVLSVASGLLPLSEIAIIAFYGMDKVRFIAPVRLLDTIHVEFTAIDKQDRDERGGVITFRETIRNQRGEEVVVGTMRSYIAKREAGTA
- a CDS encoding AMP-binding protein; amino-acid sequence: MTGYLGYTIGGLWDWAVDHYAKRIVAVQGDRKMTYRGLKERANQLGNALLSMGLKKGDRVGTLTSNSIESIILDYGLAKAGLVQVILHEGIVVPADNAYMANDSVVSVLVYHATYAAHVEQMRPHLETVRHFLCISEGTAIPPDSNDFYQTLSSQPASDPPVSVSEDDVISIYYTGGTTGVPKGCMHASTNRVHTYLTALTEIGLGVRHIFLHVAPMSHASNVFMIPICLRGGTQVILDRFSPELFLETVARQKVTATFIVPTMLYRILDYPELNKYDCSSLNTIIYGASPIGPERLREALAAFGPVLIQVFGQTEAPMFLTALRQEDHVVSPGEEERLSSCGRPTLMCHLRLVDDEDKDVPLGSEGEMAVRTPNMMKGYLNKPEETAQAMKGGWLHTGDIGRRDEEGYIYILDRKKDMVISGGWNIYPKEIEATLHEHPAVADAAVIGIPDPKWGEALKAFVVLHSARTAGAGEIIQFCKERKGSIKAPKSVEFVDQIPLTSVGKHDKKALRDRYWGAEKRRVH
- a CDS encoding acyl-CoA dehydrogenase family protein: MDFELSEAHKMLAESVYDFMVREIEPISQQIDREDKLPDWVWKRLGDLGWMGVTVPEKYGGSAMDYLAQCICLEQMSRICPALSLSCHAHSNLCSDNLYRNGTEKQRQKYLPPLCSGEKLGALALTEPNAGSDAVGIQMRAKKDGTHYVLNGIKTFITNGTVAGIMIVYAKTEPEKGAKGITAFIVEPGYQGTLATKHLEKMGERGSPTGELIFDDYRVPEENILGDLNQGVRVMMGGLDMERVAGTGWTLGMAERALELSLKYAKERVQFGQPIGQFQLIQEKLVDMYVGIESARLLMYKAAAMAQKADRGGKGSEINKLAAAALLLAGQVATQAALHAVQIHGGYSYMLDYPVNRLLRDVKLGEIGAGTTEIRKIIIARELLRD
- a CDS encoding enoyl-CoA hydratase-related protein; this encodes MSQKEYQLIIYEKKGKVATIIINRPKVMNALNTALADEMRDALGDAEADDNIRAIIITGAGERAFCAGADIGELATLSAIQARDFSLRAQSLTNLIEGIRKPVVARINGLCLGGGNEVAMSCDFRIASEKAAFGQPEINLGIIPGMGGTQRLTRLVGRTKAIEMNMLGELTPAAEAYRLGLVNRVVPAEELDRAVDELVEKLCSKGPIALGMVKLAVNNGMDMDLDCALHYEAECFGAACGTGDAREGIQAFIEKRKPEFKGK
- a CDS encoding 3-hydroxyacyl-CoA dehydrogenase NAD-binding domain-containing protein, coding for MDIKKVCVVGAGTMGSGITQLVAQSGYEVAMVDLKQEVLDRGMGNISSSLARMVKKGTMQQADADKIQARIRATTDMREAAKDVDYAIEAVFEKVEVKHPVLKQLDAICPERTIFASNTSSLPISLLSSVTKRPEKFIGMHFFNPVSMMRLIEVVRSLLTSDETVSISVNFGKSLSKEPVVVKDSPGFVANRIVNAAGNEALKILQEGLASADDIDKVCKLAFNWPIGLFEMIDLAGADVVLDMADSIYQQTGWERYKAAPILRSMVDSGYLGRKVGKGFYTMFAKRPL
- a CDS encoding enoyl-CoA hydratase/isomerase family protein, which gives rise to MSHETIRLEKDDRVATIIFNRMEKKNAANHQMFKDLDAALTDIEEDENMRVVVLTGQEDVFSAGADVTGFDFQKVGGGMYFMQLVAKTFNHFEYMPKPVVMAVNGIAYGFGAGITLTGDIVVASDKAKFSIREINHGAIPIETLTRGMEIMGKHRISYLSLMANDIGAEEAKAIGLVNTVVPHDQLRVEVARVCDKLKNGAPFAQAAIKRILNRKSHEDWDFALGIMPSVFATDDVAEARRAFMEKRKPRFTGK
- a CDS encoding CoA transferase subunit A encodes the protein MTRRDKVLNQNKVAKLGDIAKLIEDGDKVAIGGAWLSSHPMALVRQIIRSKIKNLYAMTILGSIDIDLMVGAGCLDRLMFSFVSMEAYGLPMNFRRAVEKGGLKYDEISGLAIILGFEAAGRGVPFLPYRGPFGSDFLKQRPEFYKVINCPFTGEEMIAVPAIKPDVALIHAQRADPAGNIQIEGTAGSDLELAKAAGKVIVTVEEIVPTEVLRENPYKTKIPRFYVDMVIEQPFGAHPTSLVPSYVGDPWHMMKYMEMAASPETFKGYLDEYVMKSEDEYLEAVGGLKQMNLLKKLAREVKLL